Proteins encoded together in one bacterium window:
- a CDS encoding efflux RND transporter periplasmic adaptor subunit: MKYKKLCTYLVILGIITGSGYLLYQRYVKKPAPQFYKTEKPQCRSISQIILASGILEIKDLVKIGSVVSGTIKELYVKEDQQVQKGELLAEIDPGTGETDFQDAYLRVMRLQAELEYQEKNYVRKKELFETGQLAKDTFEMLDRDYETKKIDLKSAKTKLEKERLSLQNRKILAAGNGFVTAVNVYKGSGVTGTDFSSAPLFEIAPDITEMEAKLDIDESDIGSVKPGQIVTMAVNTYPDLEIKTTIKTVGFSPKTNKDSLFYKATIDISNHNRLFRPGMTLNAKIKASKIKKALCIKGISFQTNPKVLKTIAKQLNYEFKPLDKKSRKEFKKTYPNKRVKFIWTVANKTFIEKGILLGITDDNYFEIKEGLSEHEEVITDIAEKDDMEKLYKKWFKGTL, encoded by the coding sequence ATGAAGTATAAAAAATTATGTACCTACTTGGTAATTCTAGGAATTATTACAGGAAGCGGATACCTTCTTTATCAGCGCTACGTAAAAAAACCGGCACCACAATTTTATAAAACAGAAAAGCCACAATGCCGGTCTATCAGCCAAATCATTCTTGCCTCGGGAATTTTAGAAATAAAAGATCTCGTAAAAATTGGCAGTGTTGTTTCTGGTACCATAAAAGAACTCTACGTTAAAGAAGATCAGCAAGTTCAAAAGGGCGAGCTGCTAGCAGAAATTGACCCAGGAACGGGCGAAACAGATTTCCAAGATGCGTATCTACGCGTCATGAGACTTCAAGCAGAACTTGAATACCAAGAAAAAAATTATGTACGCAAAAAAGAACTTTTTGAAACGGGACAGTTGGCAAAAGATACATTTGAAATGCTTGACCGCGATTATGAAACAAAAAAAATTGATTTAAAATCAGCAAAAACAAAATTAGAAAAAGAACGCCTCTCGCTCCAAAACCGTAAAATATTGGCGGCAGGCAACGGCTTTGTCACTGCCGTTAACGTCTATAAAGGCAGCGGTGTTACCGGTACCGATTTCTCATCAGCACCGTTGTTTGAAATAGCACCTGACATTACCGAAATGGAAGCGAAACTTGATATTGACGAAAGCGATATTGGCTCGGTAAAACCAGGACAAATAGTTACCATGGCTGTTAACACCTACCCAGACCTTGAAATTAAAACCACCATAAAAACGGTCGGCTTTTCACCCAAAACAAATAAAGACAGTCTCTTTTACAAAGCAACTATTGATATCAGCAACCACAACCGCCTCTTTAGGCCAGGCATGACGCTGAATGCAAAAATCAAAGCATCAAAGATAAAAAAAGCTCTCTGCATAAAAGGTATCAGCTTTCAAACAAATCCTAAAGTACTCAAAACTATAGCCAAGCAATTGAACTACGAATTCAAACCTCTCGACAAAAAAAGCCGCAAAGAATTTAAAAAAACCTATCCCAACAAACGCGTTAAATTTATATGGACGGTTGCCAATAAAACATTTATCGAAAAAGGTATTTTGCTGGGCATCACTGATGATAACTATTTTGAAATTAAAGAAGGCTTGAGCGAGCACGAAGAAGTTATAACCGATATCGCTGAAAAAGATGACATGGAAAAACTCTATAAAAAGTGGTTCAAAGGTACCTTATAA
- a CDS encoding ABC transporter ATP-binding protein → MKLLEAKNLVKIYRMGDTDLAALKGINLTIDQGEFLAIIGTSGSGKSTLMHLLGCLDIPTEGEYFIEGKNVAKATRDELAKIRNEKIGFVFQKFHLLSDLTALENVALPRLYAGQTEEQATREATALLQSVELGNRLDHYPYQLSGGQQQRVAIARSLINKPRIILADEPTGNLDSATGETIINMFKKLNAEQNVTVILVTHEPRIANYTKRTVELIDGLIVSDKKNNS, encoded by the coding sequence ATGAAACTGTTAGAAGCAAAAAATCTTGTTAAAATTTACCGCATGGGCGACACCGATTTAGCTGCGCTCAAAGGCATTAATTTGACTATTGATCAGGGCGAATTTTTAGCCATCATTGGCACTTCAGGATCAGGCAAATCTACTCTCATGCATTTGTTAGGATGCCTAGATATTCCAACTGAAGGCGAATACTTTATTGAAGGAAAAAATGTCGCCAAAGCAACACGCGATGAACTTGCCAAAATTAGAAATGAAAAGATTGGTTTTGTCTTTCAAAAATTTCATTTACTTAGTGATTTAACAGCGCTTGAAAATGTCGCCCTACCCCGCCTTTATGCTGGCCAAACTGAAGAACAGGCAACTCGGGAAGCAACCGCACTTTTACAATCAGTTGAACTTGGCAATCGCTTGGATCACTATCCTTACCAACTTTCTGGCGGGCAGCAACAACGCGTAGCCATCGCCCGCTCGCTCATCAATAAACCACGCATCATCTTGGCCGACGAACCAACCGGAAATTTAGATTCTGCCACCGGCGAAACAATTATCAATATGTTCAAAAAACTCAATGCCGAACAAAATGTTACGGTAATTTTAGTAACGCATGAACCACGCATAGCAAACTATACCAAACGTACCGTTGAATTAATTGACGGGCTTATTGTTTCAGATAAAAAGAACAATTCATGA
- a CDS encoding ABC transporter permease, which yields MNSRILIKSSLRALNHHKGRSFLTILGIIVGIASIIATLAIGYGAEEKMRKSILAIGNNYIELWRGNFTLEGATKSIKQKETKKLTTADVTSLNNQCPGIKKISPVIFDRGIIEYHGSAVMCDIKGGNDELLSVMGRSLSKGANMTQHHIQKGTRVALLGDQTAKDLFKTVDPIGRTIKVKNILFTVIGVIKKIDNAPGHRDPNLDVIIPFTSAKKYLKNHNSSTIHGIVIAGKSLDKMPTIVRQIKKIMRARHNLGIDEPNDFSIIDQASMLKAAKASSTIFNIFLLIVASISLLVGGIGVMNIMLVSVTERTQEIGIRMALGASHALILQQFLIESVVLCFIGGIIGIVLGLVTPFIAQYTFQLPAVIRIEPIIVAFCTIFLIGLIFGFYPAQKAARLNPVEALLKQ from the coding sequence ATGAACTCACGCATTTTAATAAAAAGTTCTTTGCGCGCTCTCAACCACCACAAAGGACGCTCTTTCCTGACTATCTTGGGCATTATTGTTGGTATTGCTTCAATCATTGCAACACTAGCAATCGGCTACGGCGCTGAAGAAAAAATGCGTAAATCAATTTTAGCAATTGGCAACAACTATATTGAACTTTGGCGAGGCAACTTTACGCTTGAAGGAGCAACCAAATCAATCAAGCAAAAAGAAACAAAAAAACTGACAACGGCGGATGTTACCAGCCTCAACAACCAATGCCCGGGCATAAAGAAAATATCGCCCGTCATTTTTGATCGCGGCATTATTGAATATCATGGCTCTGCCGTTATGTGCGATATCAAAGGCGGTAACGATGAACTGCTCAGTGTCATGGGCCGCTCGCTCAGTAAAGGTGCCAATATGACGCAGCATCACATTCAAAAAGGAACGCGCGTTGCTCTGCTGGGAGACCAAACCGCTAAAGACCTTTTTAAAACCGTTGACCCAATTGGCCGCACGATAAAAGTAAAAAATATTTTGTTTACCGTTATTGGCGTTATTAAAAAAATAGACAATGCTCCCGGCCACCGCGATCCAAATCTTGACGTTATTATTCCTTTTACTTCAGCAAAAAAATATCTCAAAAATCACAACAGTAGCACCATTCACGGCATTGTCATTGCTGGCAAAAGTCTTGACAAAATGCCAACCATTGTACGACAAATTAAAAAAATTATGCGTGCTCGACACAATTTAGGCATTGATGAACCAAATGATTTTTCAATTATAGACCAAGCATCTATGCTTAAAGCCGCAAAAGCTTCTTCTACCATTTTTAACATCTTTCTCTTAATTGTCGCCTCAATTTCTTTGCTCGTTGGCGGCATTGGTGTTATGAATATCATGCTTGTTTCTGTTACCGAACGAACACAAGAGATCGGCATTCGCATGGCTCTCGGCGCTTCTCATGCACTCATTTTGCAACAATTTTTAATTGAATCAGTTGTTTTGTGTTTTATTGGCGGCATCATTGGTATCGTGCTTGGCTTAGTCACCCCTTTCATAGCACAATACACTTTTCAGTTACCTGCCGTCATACGCATCGAACCGATTATCGTTGCTTTCTGTACCATATTTTTAATTGGATTAATTTTTGGCTTTTATCCGGCACAAAAAGCAGCCCGGCTCAACCCGGTAGAAGCTCTTCTCAAACAATAA
- a CDS encoding ABC transporter permease — protein sequence MKIAIIFRTALKSLASHKIRSLLTTLGIIIGVVAIVCVMSIGEGAKNRVNQEIEKLGSNFIIVLSSSQKKLTSRSAPLKPLLTPKDLLTIKNECENIAMISPGIQQPAKIMFGNKSWETTLGGVGQNYTEIRNWRLTDGDFFTHHDMLAGSKVAVIGLTVRREIFGNENPIGKTLRIKRIPFLIIGSLSEMGKRADGMDQDDTVLIPATTMRKRIMGGVDRYFALIMSAKNKERMQQTSKEIRSILRQTHKIPECDDDDFTMFTQEDIAQASSAATKIMNLLLLFVALISLVVGGIGIMNIMLVSVTERTREIGVRMALGATTRSILNQFIFEAITICLIGGLLGLLIGIGGAVAIGLGLGWPIFISKISLAISLATSASIGLFFGYYPAYKASRLNPVDALAER from the coding sequence ATGAAAATAGCAATTATATTTAGAACCGCCCTTAAATCTTTGGCAAGCCACAAAATACGCTCACTACTCACAACGCTTGGTATTATTATCGGCGTTGTTGCCATTGTATGCGTCATGTCAATTGGCGAAGGAGCAAAAAATCGCGTTAACCAAGAAATTGAAAAACTAGGCAGCAATTTTATTATCGTTCTTTCTTCATCACAAAAAAAATTAACAAGCCGCAGCGCCCCACTAAAACCATTGCTCACACCAAAAGATTTGCTCACCATAAAAAATGAATGCGAGAATATTGCCATGATCTCACCAGGCATTCAACAACCAGCAAAAATTATGTTTGGTAATAAATCATGGGAAACTACTTTGGGCGGCGTTGGACAAAATTATACTGAGATTAGAAATTGGCGCTTAACTGATGGCGATTTTTTTACCCATCACGATATGCTTGCTGGCAGCAAGGTTGCCGTTATTGGCTTAACAGTACGACGTGAAATTTTTGGCAACGAAAACCCAATCGGCAAAACATTACGTATTAAACGTATTCCTTTTTTAATCATTGGCTCCTTAAGCGAAATGGGTAAACGTGCCGACGGCATGGACCAAGACGATACCGTCCTCATTCCTGCTACCACTATGCGCAAAAGAATTATGGGCGGGGTAGATCGCTACTTTGCGTTAATAATGTCGGCAAAAAATAAAGAGCGCATGCAACAAACGTCAAAAGAAATACGCTCCATTTTACGCCAAACACATAAAATTCCTGAATGCGATGATGATGATTTTACCATGTTTACACAAGAAGATATTGCACAAGCTTCAAGTGCGGCAACCAAAATTATGAATCTTTTACTTTTATTTGTCGCCCTTATTTCCCTGGTTGTTGGCGGTATTGGCATTATGAATATCATGCTTGTTTCAGTAACTGAACGCACGCGAGAAATTGGTGTTCGCATGGCCCTTGGGGCTACAACACGCAGCATTCTGAATCAATTTATTTTTGAAGCAATTACCATCTGCTTGATTGGTGGACTACTTGGTTTGCTCATTGGTATTGGTGGCGCCGTTGCCATTGGTCTCGGGCTTGGTTGGCCAATTTTCATATCCAAAATATCACTCGCAATATCGCTTGCCACATCAGCATCAATTGGGCTCTTCTTTGGCTATTACCCTGCGTACAAAGCCTCAAGACTTAACCCAGTTGATGCATTAGCAGAACGCTGA
- the rsmG gene encoding 16S rRNA (guanine(527)-N(7))-methyltransferase RsmG, whose amino-acid sequence MSKASRSPETIWAEFAKTEQLSELQLSQFQRYEALLSERNKETNLTAIKDLLGIVRQHFQDSLILRKFVDLNALTTIADVGTGAGFPAIPLKILFPHLKVVLIEVNKKKQAYLADLIAILELENVEICDLDWRTFLRKTEEKIDLFVTRAAIEEAELCRMFKPSCAHKNATLVYWAAEQWECNKFVAHLVKRSEEYKMGQRNRKLIFFGL is encoded by the coding sequence ATGAGTAAAGCATCACGTTCACCAGAAACTATTTGGGCAGAGTTTGCAAAAACCGAGCAACTTTCAGAGCTTCAGCTCTCTCAATTTCAACGTTATGAAGCGTTGTTGAGTGAGCGCAACAAAGAAACCAATCTTACCGCGATTAAAGATTTATTGGGGATTGTGCGGCAGCATTTTCAAGATTCTTTAATTTTGAGAAAGTTTGTAGATCTTAATGCTCTTACCACTATTGCTGATGTTGGTACCGGCGCTGGTTTTCCCGCTATTCCTCTTAAAATTCTTTTCCCACATTTAAAAGTTGTGTTGATTGAAGTTAACAAAAAAAAACAAGCATATTTGGCAGATTTGATTGCTATTCTTGAACTTGAAAATGTTGAAATCTGTGATCTTGATTGGCGTACTTTTTTACGTAAAACAGAAGAGAAAATTGATCTTTTTGTGACACGTGCTGCCATTGAAGAAGCTGAGCTGTGTCGGATGTTTAAGCCATCATGTGCACATAAAAATGCGACATTGGTTTATTGGGCAGCTGAGCAGTGGGAATGCAATAAATTTGTTGCTCACCTGGTCAAACGAAGTGAAGAATACAAAATGGGTCAAAGAAATAGAAAATTGATTTTTTTTGGTTTATAA
- a CDS encoding ankyrin repeat domain-containing protein → MKKIPVALFLGFMGLGPMVHPACLESPASPILSTYINPLAPATCECAFCIDDDAKTNRHGIQHIHFAAWEGELKTVKDLISQEPALVNARDYRGMTPLLFAARSGNYDMVEFLLESGADYLAYDNNQSTQTPGGNALHHLFYGLEPSDKLEYTTNIDDIYDLLIEAGTSPYLEDGNGKTPADVYNDFINKDGHNNTCTQECNSNCTCCEENYVLDAVSACSVYQESTFIESTTTSKDKSSEECSPTEIMINAPAKVHTTAPANQSATECSPTEIMSQKKELAQPYKPHLIFEGFSLDDCDSDF, encoded by the coding sequence ATGAAAAAGATACCCGTAGCATTATTTCTTGGTTTTATGGGGTTAGGACCAATGGTACACCCAGCCTGCCTAGAAAGCCCTGCCAGCCCCATCCTCTCAACCTACATCAACCCATTAGCACCAGCAACATGCGAATGCGCCTTTTGTATTGATGACGATGCAAAAACAAACCGACACGGCATACAACATATTCATTTTGCTGCCTGGGAAGGTGAACTTAAAACGGTAAAAGATCTGATTTCTCAGGAACCTGCACTCGTTAATGCCCGCGATTATCGAGGCATGACGCCACTTTTATTTGCCGCCCGCTCTGGCAATTATGATATGGTAGAATTTTTATTAGAATCTGGCGCAGACTATCTGGCGTATGATAACAATCAAAGCACACAGACACCAGGCGGCAACGCACTGCACCATCTTTTTTATGGTCTTGAACCAAGTGATAAATTAGAATATACAACCAACATTGACGACATTTACGATCTTTTGATCGAAGCAGGAACCAGTCCCTACCTTGAAGACGGGAACGGAAAAACCCCCGCCGATGTTTATAATGATTTCATAAATAAAGATGGGCACAACAACACATGCACACAGGAATGTAACTCAAATTGCACCTGTTGCGAAGAGAACTACGTTCTTGATGCGGTATCGGCATGCTCAGTATACCAAGAATCAACTTTCATCGAAAGTACAACAACATCGAAAGATAAATCATCAGAAGAATGCTCTCCAACAGAAATCATGATCAACGCACCGGCAAAAGTCCATACAACAGCACCAGCTAATCAATCAGCCACCGAATGCTCTCCTACAGAAATTATGAGCCAAAAAAAAGAACTCGCTCAACCATACAAGCCACATCTCATCTTTGAAGGCTTCTCGCTTGATGACTGCGACAGTGATTTTTAA
- a CDS encoding efflux RND transporter periplasmic adaptor subunit, which produces MNKKKAIITLFLVCTTCTTGYFFLSKKKETLNIVTEKPQRRHLAQFVTASGTLKAKDQFTVGSLVTGKVVNILVDNNDHVKKDQVLAILDNGIGDTDIKKLIAQCAEAQATYDFQKKFFERQKELYASGQLAQNKFEQEERDFLITQARVEQLKASLEREQKMYANLFIKSPDTGTIIAKKIDIGQQITSQLDATVLFIIAKDLTDMEAYVDVDEADIGLIKENQEAVFTVDTFSKRPFVSSVKQVQFQSKIVENVITYATVLKVSNPTIELRPGMTTNVEIKVNEDKNALSVPNKALRLSTFRLEEFAKKAGYTIEKLELKPGSIKQQQRDTLWILEEKTIKQVDVKLGVIDVRFTHVIDGLSEQSNVIVEFTEQPHENILLRSVYGARPGTIGTK; this is translated from the coding sequence ATGAATAAAAAAAAAGCTATTATTACGCTCTTTCTTGTCTGCACAACGTGTACAACTGGATATTTTTTTTTAAGTAAAAAAAAAGAAACACTCAATATTGTAACGGAAAAACCACAACGCCGACACCTCGCACAATTCGTTACCGCATCGGGCACACTGAAGGCTAAAGATCAATTTACCGTTGGTAGCTTGGTTACCGGCAAGGTCGTAAACATTTTGGTCGACAATAATGATCACGTAAAAAAAGATCAAGTACTTGCTATTCTTGATAACGGAATTGGCGATACTGACATCAAAAAATTGATTGCTCAATGCGCTGAAGCGCAAGCAACATATGATTTTCAGAAAAAGTTTTTCGAACGCCAAAAAGAACTTTATGCAAGCGGGCAACTTGCCCAAAACAAATTCGAGCAAGAAGAACGAGATTTTTTGATTACACAAGCACGCGTTGAACAACTCAAGGCGTCGCTGGAGCGCGAACAAAAAATGTATGCTAACCTTTTCATTAAATCTCCCGACACGGGCACCATCATTGCTAAAAAAATTGATATCGGCCAACAAATAACTTCACAACTCGATGCAACAGTTTTATTTATTATCGCCAAAGATCTAACCGATATGGAAGCTTATGTTGATGTCGATGAAGCAGATATTGGACTTATTAAAGAAAACCAGGAAGCAGTTTTTACCGTTGATACCTTTTCAAAACGGCCTTTTGTTTCATCGGTCAAGCAAGTACAATTTCAATCAAAAATTGTTGAAAATGTTATAACGTACGCCACCGTTCTCAAAGTCAGCAACCCAACCATAGAGCTGCGTCCAGGCATGACAACCAACGTTGAAATCAAAGTCAACGAAGACAAAAATGCCCTCTCGGTACCTAATAAAGCGTTGCGCTTAAGCACATTTCGTCTTGAAGAATTTGCTAAAAAAGCCGGCTATACAATTGAAAAGCTTGAATTAAAACCTGGCTCAATTAAACAGCAACAACGTGATACCTTGTGGATTCTCGAAGAAAAAACTATCAAACAAGTTGATGTTAAACTTGGTGTTATCGATGTTCGCTTTACACACGTAATCGATGGACTTAGCGAACAAAGTAACGTTATCGTAGAATTCACTGAACAACCACACGAAAATATACTGTTGCGATCGGTATATGGTGCTCGACCAGGAACGATAGGTACCAAATGA